GGCAACGAGGGGGCCGTATTCGCCGATGATTTGGGTTCCGATAAGCGAGCAAATAATGCCAACAAAGAAGCCCACGAGGACAACACGCCGTGCGGCGGAAACACCATAAACGCGGTTCATGATATCCGTCACAAGGAACGCAAGAGGATAAGTAAGGGCGCCCCACGTGAGCCAGTCGCCCAGCAAAAATTGCACCAGAATGTTGCTGGTCACAACGATGGCAGCCATGGCGAGGACGCCAGGAAGAATTTTCTTCATGTTTTGATTCCGTTTTTTCAAGGTAGCGGAGACTCGGCCCCACACCTTGCGGGACGGGAGGCGTTTAACCAACGGAACCACAGTTTGCAAGCTATTCCGTCAACGAATACTCGACAATTTCGCTGCGCAGGAAAAACTTGAAGTTGTTATCTGCGATCATGGTTAGGCGCGTATTTCCCAAAGCATCACGCCAAACGGACAAGCCTTCAAGATTTCCATGTTGCCCGAACGTGCTTTCCAAAATGACGTCTTCTTGTCCAAAATCATTCCCAACTATATCAAATCGACGGACACGAGATTGGAAACCCGCGAGCACGCTGAAGTTCCTTTCCAGCAAATAGAATTTTCCATCAGGCCCAAATTCAGCGTCCACAGGCAGGAATTTCCCACGCCTTTCAATGGTGGCGAATAGTTTCCATTTTCCATTAAAATAGCGAAAGACCGAATGCGGATTTGTGTGTTTGGAAACCCCCTCGGCAAGGGTGAACAGCGCGCCGTTAGGAGCAACAGCCAGTGCCTCAAGCGCGCCGTTTTTTGGCAATTTCATGAAGCTTTCGGGCACGGGGATGTCGACGGCTTTACTCAACGTATTGCGATACGACAACACGCGAGCGGGCCCCTCAAACGATACAAAAATTTGCCCATCTTTCCGCACGGACAACCCCTCGGAGTCGTTTCCGGGCTTCAGAACGGGTAATCCCTCCGTACTCAAAAGCGGGGTGGATTGTTCGAAGATGATCTTTTTTATGGCGTTGTTTTCGCGTAGGAAATGCCCCGAGAAGAAAGTGCCGTGATCCGTAATTGTCAAGAATTTGTCGCCAGATGTATCCAGCGAAAGTCCCGAAAAACCACCATTCTCAGGGCTGGTTTGCGGTACCAGAATAGAGCCGACATATCGGGCTTTTGACGTGATGCTGGTTGCTAAACCTTGAGAAAACAGGCCGATTAAGGCCAAAACCGCTATTGCGACGACAAAACTTGAGCGCATTGGTTGGGAAGGTCCGATAAGATGAGTTCACGACGTTTTTTAGGAGGCGGCGCATTTGGATCGCGCGGTTTTGGCGCGGGTGGATTTAGAATATCGGCTACCCATTTTTCGGCGTCCGCACAGCCATCACCCTTCGGAGGGGGCGCTTGATCGACGCAGTTTTTCTCGCCTTTGGGGCAGGCAAGGCGCACGTGGAAATGATAGTGGTGACCGTACCACGGACGAATTTTTCGCAACCAATCGCGATTGCCTTTTTCATCCCTACACATTTGGACTTTGGCACCGGGAAATACAAAGATCCGCGCAACGCTTTTGTCTTTTGCAGCGGCCTTTAGGATATTATGGTGCGCCGCCGTCCAGCCGGAATTCACATAAGCGCCTTTACTTTTCTGCATCGAGATCGACGAAAGGTTCTCTCGATCTTTGCGAGACAAATTCAAGTTCGTGGCCGGCAGCATCCAGATATCTGCATCCAAGCCCAGCTGATGACTGCGGTGACCAGACGTCATTGGCCCCCCACGCGGCTGGGACATATCGCCAACATAAAGGCCATTCCAACCGTTTTGTTGCGCAGCCGTTTTCGACAGGCGTTCAACAAACTCAATTGTATCGGAGTGCGCCCAGTTGCGGTTCCGTGACAGGCGCATCGCTTGCCACGTCGGGCCGGTTTCGGGCAATTGTTGCGCGCCTGCAATGCATCCTTTTGAGTATCCACCAAAGGACATGGACTGATGATCTGTACCCGTTTTCTTGGCCCCAAAGAGGGCGCGCGCTTCGGGTTCGGCAGCCATGCTCGGCGCAGAAGCGAGGGCGAGGATAACAGTCAATATGCCGCGTAATTTCATGCGGTTTGGTCTCCTTGGGGTTTCACCCAGACTAACAGGACGAGGCCGATAATGAATAGCGCAATTAAGGGCGTTATCCCTATCCGCGCGTTTCCGCTTATGTCTGACGTCAATGCCACCAATGCGGGCGCAAGGAAAGAGGTGGCTTTGCCCGACAGCGCATAAAGGCCGAAAGCTTCGGTCGCGTGCAACGGGTTTGCATGGCGGACCATCATTGTCCGCGAACTTGCTTGCAGCACGCCACCCATACCGCCAATGAGGCCGCCGCAGATGAAGAAAATAATGTCAGGTGCGCTGGAACCCTGCGAAAATTGGATGCCGAAAAGGCTCTCGCGCGTCATCGAAACCACAACAATACAAACGCCAATCAGGACGAGGATCGCGACTTTTAAAATGGGTTTTGGCCCCGTCCTTTGATCGATATGCCCGCCGAAATACGCGAAAATCGCCGCCGTGATGGCCCCCACAATTCCGAATATCCCGATCTGAATGATTGACCAATCTAGCACCGCTTTCGCATAGAGCGCCCCAAAGCCATAAAGCCCGTTCAGCGCGTCGCGATAAAAAAGGCTGCTGGTGAGAAAGGCAAAAAGGCTGCTGCGTTGGGGCAAGGATTTAATGGTTTTCCACAGGGACCCAAGAGCGGTTTTTACGCCGCCCTCTGTTGCATTTTCGCGGGGTGTTTCACGTACCCAAAGGAAAAACGGGATCATCCCGATGATAAACCAAAGGGCGGTAAAAGGGCCGACAAACCTAGTGCCTTCACGCGCTGCGCTCTCAAGTCCGAACAGAGGTGCAATGCCCAAAAGAGTCACCCCTGTCGCGTTCTCGGCAAAGAACAACAACATGATAAAAAGCGATAGAACCCCGCCCCAATATCCAAGCGCAAACCCCGATCCAGAAATACGTCCGATGTCCTTTGGGGGCGCGAGGGTCGGCAGGATTGAATTGGTGAAAATCGTGGTGAACTCCGCCCCAATGAGGCCAATACCAAAAAACATCAGTACAATCGCGATGTTAAAGCTACTGGGATCGGCGAACCACAAGCCAGCAGCCCCCACAACATACAGCACCGAAAACGTCTTGATCCAGAGCGTTCGCCGCCCCGAACTATCGGCAAACGCGCCCAAGACGGGGGCTGAAAAAGCGATAATAAGGCCGGTGATCGAAAGCCCGTATCCCCAATAGGCCTGCGCTTGGGCTTTTGCGGCATCGGGCGTCATGCCCGATGTCATCAGCGAGTTAGCGACGATTTCCGCAAAATAGGGTCCGAAAATAAAGGTCAAAAGCAACGTATGATAAGGCTGGCTAGCCCAATCAAACATCATCCACCCCCAGATGCGTTTCTTCGCGGAAACCTCTGTCATGCCCATTCCTCTACGTCTTTTTCAACAACTGAATAGAGAAGTGGCCATTTGCGCAAGGTTTTAGAGGGCGTCCTGCATCGGTGGCCACGGGCGTTGACCTTCGGCACCCACCCAAGCGGCGACCCATTCTGGCATCGCGGGAGCATCCGTTTCCACACCCATCGCCGTCATAACGCGATCTGTCGCAACAATCCCGTTGCGATCCGTTATCGCCATTCTAAACAGCGCATGGCTCGTACATTCGCCCTTATACCACATCGATTGCTCCAGAAAGATGAACCGCGCATCCCACGTTACAAGGCGACTGTGCATTTCGAGGCGGTCAAATACGCGCACGCGGCGTCGGTACCGAACGCTCGATCCAGCAACCGTTAGGCCCCATTTCTGCGCCTTCATAGTTTTCATAACGCCTGTACGTGTGGCCAATGGAATACGCCCAAGGTCATAAATCGAAAGGGTGCGACCATTGTTGAGCTCGAACCAAAAATCCAGATCCCAAGGCCAGCAAATGTGGTGCGAGACATGCGTTTCCCCAAGTTCAAGCGCGGGGGCATTTCGGAATTTAACGACTTCTTTGCCCATTCGGAAAAACGGATACATTGGGAACTCCTTTTCGCATTGGCTTGGCGCGTAACTGACCTATCGTCAATACCTACGTCGCGGCAAATCCACCTAAACTCTTGTCAGCGCGCGCTACGACCTTTACTTGAGGGAAACAAAGCAAAAAGGTTCGGTTCATGTCTTCACTCTATCAAATCCTAAATCTGCTCATCAGTGTCGTGTGGTACATCATGATTGCGCACATCATCATGAGTTGGCTGATTAACTTTCAGGTTCTGAATTTGCGCCAACCGCTTGTTGCGCAACTTTGGTTTGGATTGAACAAATTGCTTGAGCCAATTTACAGCCGCATTCGCCGCTTTCTGCCCGAAATGGGGGGCTTGATCTTGCGCCGCTGGTTGCCTTTCTTGCGTTGATCATCGTCCGCATTCTTCTTCAAAATAACGCAGCGCTTTTCTTCTAGGATCGCTTGCCCTTGCGCACAGCCTGTGGGATTGTGGTGACAACCAAAAAAGCAGCACCACAGGCCATGACCACCGCGCAATCGCTCCTCTCTTCTGTCTTCGGGTTTGATGAATTTCGACCCGGCCAAGAAGAGATCGTTGATGCCGTTACCAACGGCAAAAACACGCTGGCCATCATGCCAACTGGGGGCGGGAAATCGCTGTGTTTCCAACTTCCGGCCTTGGTGCGTAGCGGTGTAACGGTCGTTATTTCCCCGCTGATCGCCCTCATGCGCGATCAAGTGCGCGCTCTGAAAGAGGCCGGTGTTGAAGCCGGAGCCTTAACCTCTGGAAACACCGAAGAAGAGACCGCGCAGGTGTTTGAAGCGCTGGATGCGGGCCGTTTAAAGCTATTATATTTGGCGCCCGAACGGCTTGCGAACGGCGGCACGATGAACATGTTGCGCCGCATCGGCGTCAGTCTCATCGCCGTTGACGAGGCCCATTGTGTTTCGGCTTGGGGCCATGATTTCCGTCCCGACTACCTCAAAATCGGCGAGTTGCGGGAGCTTCTTGACGTGCCCCTCGCGGCGTTCACGGCAACTGCCGATCAAGAAACCCGCGATGAAATTGTCGAGCGCCTCTTTAATAATGTGCAGCCAGAAACCTTCCTGCATGGCTTTGATAGGCCCAATATCCACCTGAAATTTGAAGCAAAAGACGGCCCGCGCGGGCAAATATTGGCCTTCGCCGCTGCCCGCAAAGGTCAGCCCGGGATCGTCTATTGCGCTAGTCGTGCGAAAACCGAGGCCCTCGCCAAAGCCTTGCGCGATGCTGGCCACCACGCATTACATTACCATGGTGGCATGCAAGCCGACGATCGCCGCATTGTGGAAAGTCGATTTCAGCGCGAAGACGGCTTGATCGTCACCGCGACCGTGGCCTTTGGCATGGGCATCGATAAACCCGATATTCGATGGGTCGCCCACGCAGATTTGCCCAAATCCATCGAAACGTATTATCAAGAAATTGGTCGCGCGGGTCGTGACGGAGCCCCAGCGGAAACCCTGACGTTGTTTGGGGCCGAAGATGTTCGCCTACGCAGAACCCAAATTGATGAAGGGCTCGCCCCACCTGATCGGCGGATGGCGGATCACGCACGCCTGAATGCGCTACTGGGTTTGGCCGAAGCGCTGCGGTGTCGTCGCCAAAACCTGCTGTCCTATTTTGACGAAGACAGCCCGCCTTGCGGAAATTGCGACCTATGTGAAACGCCTGCGGATATTTTTGACGGCACCATCGCGGTGCGAAAAGCCCTCTCCGCGATTTTGCGCACGAACGAGTATTTCGGCGCGGGCCACCTCATCGACATTCTGATCGGAAATGTGTCGCCAAAAGTCCGCGAACGCGGCCACGACGCTTTGCCAACTTTTGGCGTTGGAAAAGAGTTCAATAAGCGCGAGTGGCAAGCGATTTTCCGGCAAATGATGGGGCATGATTTGGTGCGCCCTGACGCCGAGCGATACGGCGCCCTACGGATGACCCAAGCGGCGCGCCCCCTCTTGCGCGACGAAACGACGATTGAGTTGCGGCGCGATCTGATCAAAAAGGCATCCGAAACGCGGACGCCTGCGATCAAACGCATGGTTTCCGACGAGGATGAACCTCTCCTCAGTGCGCTAAAAGCCAAACGGCGCGCCCTCGCCGAAACGGCGCGTGTTCCCGCCTATGTTGTTTTCAACGACAAAACGCTTATCGAAATGGCGGAAACCCGCCCGAAAAATCTCGACGATATGGCGCGTATTGGCGGCGTCGGTGCGAAAAAGCTCGAAACCTACGGCGCTGTTTTTCTGGAGGTCATCGTTGGGGCGGCATCCGAAAATATGCACCCCTTGCGCCGAAAAATAGCGGGCAGGGCCTCGGGGGATGTTTTTGACAAGCTTGCCGAAACACAGGTTCGACTGGCGCGCGGCGAGTCTGGATTGGATAAATACCTAAGTTGCAGCACGTCCACGCTGCGCCATATCGCTGAGCGAAAACCGGCGTCGTTAGATAATTTAGAACGTGTGTCCGGTATGGGGGCGGTAAAAGCTGAGCGCTTTGGCTCCGCGTTTCTTGAAGTTTTGAAAGAAGATTGAAAAATGCTAACCGTAATCTCCCCCGCAAAACGTTTGAATTTTGATCCCATTGATGGCCCCGTGTCCTTTCCGAAGTTTCAGGAGGACGCTACCTCGCTCGCGGCCACCGCGAGTCGCCTTTCCGTCAAAAAGCTTCAAGAACTAATGTCTATTAGTTCAGATCTCGCCAAACTCAACGCGCAAAGGTTTCGCGATTTTGAACCGGAATCAACATTGGAAAACGCTAAACAAGCGGCCTACGCCTTTGCGGGTGACACCTATTTGGGTCTCGAAGCTTCGAGCCTAGATGCGGACGAGATGGATTTCGCACGTGGGCATTTGCGGATTTTGTCGGGCCTGTACGGCGTGCTGGCACCTCACGATCTCATTCAACCCTATCGTTTGGAAATGGGGAGCCGATTAAAAACGCGCCAAGGAAAAACGCTGTACGCATATTGGGGAAACCGAATTGCTAAGGCCCTCAATGATGCTGCCCAGGCCAGTGGCAGCGATATCCTCGTAAATTGCGCGTCCAAGGAGTATTTCACAGCCGTTGATCTATCGGTGCTTACCTTGAAAATCGTGACCCCTCAGTTTCTGGAAGATCGTCCTGGCGGGCCGAAAATAATTAGTTTTAGCGCCAAGAAAGCACGCGGGGCGATGGCAAGATTTGTTATTCAAAACCGTATTGAAGATCCCCAAGGCCTTCGCGATTTTGAAAGTGGCGGGTTTTTGTTTGCTCCTGAGCGCTCGACCCCTGAGCAACCCGTGTTTATCAAGCCAATGGCGTAGCTTCCAACGCTTCGGTTGGTAGTTGAATTGGCAAAGCACCATGAGGGAGGTGCTTCTCTATTTTTTCGAAAATAATGGCTTTTCGAAGGGGTTTGGTGGAATACTCATCCAAGCCAGCTTTTAAAATTTCGTCCTTATCCTCGGGCATAGCATGGGCCGTGAGCGCGATGATGGGCGTGTGCTTTAATCCATCTTGAGTTTCTATATTCCGGATCGATCGTGTGGCTTCCTTGCCGTCAACTTCGGGCATGGAAATGTCCATAAAAATAACGTCGGGCCGAAAACTCTGGAACAATTCAATGGCCTCACGGCCGTTGTTCGCAAACTTGAGGTCGATGTCGAGATTTTTAACCATCTTTCGAAAAACCAATTGATTGGTTTTATTGTCCTCTGCAGTAAGCACGCGCATTCTGCGAGGCGACCCGTCAATGACCTCATCTTCGGGGGGGTAGGATTGGGCGCAACACTGTCTATCTGAGCGGCAGTCGAGGAACCGGTTGGCAGGGCCGGAATGAGTGGCGCCGGATCGGATAGAATGGTGGAAATTCGTCGCAGAGCGCCATGGAGGTCGCACTTGCGAATGGGGTGTTGCAGGCATTGAGCAGTTTTAGCGTTAGCGGGAAGCACCGTTTTTCCAGAAGCAACCAAAAGGATCGGTTTGTTCGTCGCGGCCTCAGTAATTTTTTCAATAATTTCAGACGCCCCTAATCCATGATAACTCACACCGACGACAAAGAAATCAGCAGCGTTCTCCGCCAGAGCCAGTGAAAGCGAGGGAGGTGCGATGGTTTCAATCCCCATAGGATTTAACTGTGTGGCAACGATATGGGTAAGTTCCGGTTGGTCTTCGAACACATACGCGGTCGATAGATTCTCGAAGTGTTCAGCGCTAATATGGGCGGGCCCCGTAGTCGTTTGTAGTTGAAGTCTGAAACTAAAACATGACCCAACGCGATATTGCGACGTCACCCAGATTTTGCCTCCCATCAACTCAACCAGTTGTTTGGTAATTGCGAGGCCCAGTCCGGTGCCCTCAAACTTCCTGTTCCGGTCATCCTCGACTTGGTTGAATTCGCCAAAAATGTAGTCGACCATATCTTCCGGAATGCCAATCCCCGTATCCGCAATCGAGACTTGGATATTAGCCACGTTTCGTTGCTCGGAAGGCAACTCTAAAACTTGCACAAGGACGTGGCCTTTTGGGGTAAACTTGACGGCATTACCTATTAAATTGGTTAGTATCTGGCGAATACGTCCCGGATCCCCCAAATAGTACGAAGGGAGATGCGGAGCGTAATCGATAATGAGGTCGATACCCTTGTCATGGGCTGATGGTTGCAAAAGCGTGAGTATTTCATGGAGATTCTTTTCTAAATCAAATGGTTCCGGCTGAAGGATTAGTTTTTCCGCTTCGATCTTGGAGTAGTCAAGAATGTCATTAATAATGACAAGAAGCGCTTCTCCGGAGTGTTTGATGGTATCAATATACAGCTTTTGCTCATCGTTCAGCGGGGTGTCCGAAAGGATGTCGGCCATGCCTACGACACCGTTCATGGGCGTGCGGATTTCGTGGCTCATATTGGCCAAAAAGGCAGATTTTGCGCGATTGGCGGCCTCGGCCTTGGTGCGTTCTTCTTTCAGCTCCGCTTCATACCGAATTGTTTCGGTAATATTGATCGCCAAAGACACGGTATCGCCAGCGTCCGCCCGCCGATCGATGAGTTTGATAAACTGGTCGTTCCACAATTTAAGGGTACGAGGTTCGATCTCGGGGGATTGCCATCGATCAAGCATAGACTCCCGCCACTCGGCGCGCGTCTCGCCCTCGGTATCAACAATGCCTTCGTCGCTAAAAAACTCAAGGATTTGGGAATAGTTGATCCCTGTTCGCACATCTTCAAGTTCGTCGAAAATGGCCAAATACGCGCGATTAGCAGAAATTAGATTGTTGTCTTTGTCAAAAACGGCAAACCCGTCCGGAATTGTTTCAATGGAATCCCAAAGGCGACGTTCCGCAATTTGAACTTTGGTTTCCGCATTTCGAAGGTCAGATAATACTTGGTGCTTTTCGTTTTTTAGCGTTGCAGCAGCGCTTCGAACATCCTTCACTTCTTTGCGTTTTTCGACAATTTGATTGGATAGCGCGCGGGCATGATCCCCCAGCCGCGAATTCGCGTTGAACAACTCCGATTGTTTTTGCTCTAGCAATCGCTCCGCCGCAAGACGTGCGCGCCGTTCCTGAGCTAGCTTGTTGGCGATGTTCATTCCAAAATTATGCCCCGAAGAATGCTTAAGAAAGCGAGTTTGGGCGATTCTGGTAAAAAGATTCTTAAGGACATCTAAATTCGCCCAGTCAAAGTCACTTGGTGGATTTTTAACAAAATCTGTGCAAGGCTTCGAACGATTCATTTTGAGGGTTTCCCATGCGCATTATTTTTGCCGTTTTCGCTTTTCTCTTGCTCCTGCCAATAAGTGTTGCCGCGCAGGATGGCATGCCGGACCGGCGGTTCTCGATTTCCCGTGATTTGGATTTTTACGGCGCTGATTTACAGTCCATTTTTGATACAACTTTCGAGGTTTGCCAGCGCACCTGTTTGGCCGATACTCAGTGCAAAGCCTTTACCTTCAATAAGCGCTCTAATGCCTGTTTCACCAAGAAAAGTGTCGAAGATACAGTCGCTTATGAAGGCGCTCTTTCAGGCCGAGTCTGGGATAATGACCCCCGATTGGTTGCTTCTGCCGCGCAGCGATTGACTGAAATACCCTTTGTCGGCCAACCCCTACGCGATGGGGCCTATACGTTGGCGGCAAACCTTGGTCAGTATCACTATAGTGGCGAATGGGGTGTTGAAGACCTGTTGAATTCCGCCAGTGATCGTGAGGCCAATGGCGATCTGATGAATGCTCTGCATTTTGTTGGTGGCGCACTGTCCCTAACGGATTCGTCGGATTTATGGGTTGAATATGCGCGTCTTGCATTGGCCGTGAAGTTTGAGAACAGCGCCACGCAAAACACCTATCGCCAACGCGCGATGTGGGCCGCGATAAACGGATATATTCGCGCAGTTAACAATCCGCAAAAATCCAACGCGCTTTTCCAACTCGCGCTCGCGTTTGAAGCTAACAACCTTGGTCGCCAGATGATTCCCGCCCTTAACAAAGTCGCCGAAATCGCGCCGCGGGCCGATGCGGATGCCCTCCTAGAAAGCGCCATTGCCAAATACGGATTCCGCATTACGGGCAACGAAATCGAGAGCGATTTGGCCGCCCCTCGCATCTGTGCAACCTTCTCCGAAAATCTGGTCGCCGCTGGGGTTGATTATACATCCTACATGCAGTTTCCAAGTGCCTCGCTTGCCGTGGAAGTCGAGAATGATCGCCTCTGTATTTCGGGTCTATCCCACGGCGAACGCGCCAAATTCACCTTCCGCCAAGGGCTACCCGCTGCCAGTGGCGAGACCCTCGCAAAAGACGTCGAAATCACTGGATATGTTCGCGATAGAACCCCCAGCGTCAGCTTCCCAAGTCGCGCATATGTCCTTCCCAAAACCCCCAATGCCGCCTTGCCGATTGAATCGGTTAATGCGAGCGAGATCGACCTAACCCTGCGCCGCGTTTCGGACCGCAATCTGTTGCGCGCCATTCAGGACAACTACTTCGGTCGCCCCATGTCCACATGGACCGAGCAAACCTTCGCCAGTGAAATTGCCGAAGATATCTGGACGGGCACGGCGACCCTCACGCAAGACCTTAACCAAGACGTCACCACGCGCCTGCCGCTTGATGAAGCACTTACGGGGCAGCCTGCGGGAATCTATGCGCTCAAGGCCAGCATTCCGGGCACCGACCCCTATGATAATCCGCCCGCAACCCAGTGGTTCGTACTCTCTGATCTCGGGGTCGCTACGGCGAGTGGCATTGATGGGCTGCATGTATTTGTGCGCAGCCTTGCGAGTGCCGACGTAAAGTCCGGCGTGACGGTCACCTTGCTTTCTGAGGCGAACTCCGTGCTGGCCGAGGGGCTAACCGATGCAAAGGGTTACGTGCATTTTGACGCGGGACTCACTTTGGGCACTGCTGGACGCGCGCCCGCGCTTGTGACGGTCACGGACGGCGAAACCGATATCGCGTTTCTCTCGCTCAAGGATGCCGAATTTGATCTCTCGGATCGCGGCGTCGAGGGGCGGCCTCCCGCGCCTCCGATTGACGTTTTCATGACCACGGATCGCGGCGCGTATCGTGCGGGCGAGACGGTAAATGTGACCGCTCTTTTGCGTGACCAAGCTTCCCAAGCACTACAAAATGTGCCTGTGACTGCCATTTTGCGCCGCCCCGATGGGGTTGAATATACGCGGCAAGTTTCCACCTCCTCCGAGATGGGCGGTCACGTACTTTCGCTACCAATTGCCGCCACGGCGCCGCGTGGAAAATGGACGCTTGCCTTGTATGCCGACCCTGAGGTCGCAGCTCTCGCAACCCAAACCTTCCTTGTTGAAGATTTCCTCCCAGAACGCATTGATTTCACATGGGACTTTGCCGACACCCCTCTGCGCCCGGGACAGGATATGTCCGTGGCTTTTGATGTGAAATACCTCTTTGGTGCCCCCGCCGAGGGGATGGGGGTTTCTGGTTCCGTGTCCTTGCGCGCGTCTGAGGGTCTAAGCGCCTATCCTGGGTATCAATTCGGCCGCTACGACGAGAGTTTCTATGCCGAGCGCACGTATTTTGACGGCGGCGATACCGACGCCCAAGGGATGGCAAACGCTGTGCTCACACTCCCCGAAAGCGATGGTGCAAATCGCCCTCTGAGCGCTGATTTCACCTTTTCGGTCACCGAAGGGTCGGGTCGTCCTGTTGAGCGCCGCGAAACCCGCGATCTTGATCTTGCGGGGTCTGTCATCGGAATCAAACCCCAGTTTGACGATGTGGTCGCCGAGGGTACAGCTGCCGAGTTCCTCATCCTACCTTTGGACAAGACCCAAACCCCCGTTGCGATGGATTTGGTCTATGCGGTCAAT
This Falsihalocynthiibacter arcticus DNA region includes the following protein-coding sequences:
- the recQ gene encoding DNA helicase RecQ; this encodes MTTAQSLLSSVFGFDEFRPGQEEIVDAVTNGKNTLAIMPTGGGKSLCFQLPALVRSGVTVVISPLIALMRDQVRALKEAGVEAGALTSGNTEEETAQVFEALDAGRLKLLYLAPERLANGGTMNMLRRIGVSLIAVDEAHCVSAWGHDFRPDYLKIGELRELLDVPLAAFTATADQETRDEIVERLFNNVQPETFLHGFDRPNIHLKFEAKDGPRGQILAFAAARKGQPGIVYCASRAKTEALAKALRDAGHHALHYHGGMQADDRRIVESRFQREDGLIVTATVAFGMGIDKPDIRWVAHADLPKSIETYYQEIGRAGRDGAPAETLTLFGAEDVRLRRTQIDEGLAPPDRRMADHARLNALLGLAEALRCRRQNLLSYFDEDSPPCGNCDLCETPADIFDGTIAVRKALSAILRTNEYFGAGHLIDILIGNVSPKVRERGHDALPTFGVGKEFNKREWQAIFRQMMGHDLVRPDAERYGALRMTQAARPLLRDETTIELRRDLIKKASETRTPAIKRMVSDEDEPLLSALKAKRRALAETARVPAYVVFNDKTLIEMAETRPKNLDDMARIGGVGAKKLETYGAVFLEVIVGAASENMHPLRRKIAGRASGDVFDKLAETQVRLARGESGLDKYLSCSTSTLRHIAERKPASLDNLERVSGMGAVKAERFGSAFLEVLKED
- the mepA gene encoding penicillin-insensitive murein endopeptidase, which gives rise to MAAEPEARALFGAKKTGTDHQSMSFGGYSKGCIAGAQQLPETGPTWQAMRLSRNRNWAHSDTIEFVERLSKTAAQQNGWNGLYVGDMSQPRGGPMTSGHRSHQLGLDADIWMLPATNLNLSRKDRENLSSISMQKSKGAYVNSGWTAAHHNILKAAAKDKSVARIFVFPGAKVQMCRDEKGNRDWLRKIRPWYGHHYHFHVRLACPKGEKNCVDQAPPPKGDGCADAEKWVADILNPPAPKPRDPNAPPPKKRRELILSDLPNQCAQVLSSQ
- a CDS encoding thioesterase family protein codes for the protein MYPFFRMGKEVVKFRNAPALELGETHVSHHICWPWDLDFWFELNNGRTLSIYDLGRIPLATRTGVMKTMKAQKWGLTVAGSSVRYRRRVRVFDRLEMHSRLVTWDARFIFLEQSMWYKGECTSHALFRMAITDRNGIVATDRVMTAMGVETDAPAMPEWVAAWVGAEGQRPWPPMQDAL
- a CDS encoding MFS transporter; protein product: MTEVSAKKRIWGWMMFDWASQPYHTLLLTFIFGPYFAEIVANSLMTSGMTPDAAKAQAQAYWGYGLSITGLIIAFSAPVLGAFADSSGRRTLWIKTFSVLYVVGAAGLWFADPSSFNIAIVLMFFGIGLIGAEFTTIFTNSILPTLAPPKDIGRISGSGFALGYWGGVLSLFIMLLFFAENATGVTLLGIAPLFGLESAAREGTRFVGPFTALWFIIGMIPFFLWVRETPRENATEGGVKTALGSLWKTIKSLPQRSSLFAFLTSSLFYRDALNGLYGFGALYAKAVLDWSIIQIGIFGIVGAITAAIFAYFGGHIDQRTGPKPILKVAILVLIGVCIVVVSMTRESLFGIQFSQGSSAPDIIFFICGGLIGGMGGVLQASSRTMMVRHANPLHATEAFGLYALSGKATSFLAPALVALTSDISGNARIGITPLIALFIIGLVLLVWVKPQGDQTA
- a CDS encoding esterase-like activity of phytase family protein, whose amino-acid sequence is MRSSFVVAIAVLALIGLFSQGLATSITSKARYVGSILVPQTSPENGGFSGLSLDTSGDKFLTITDHGTFFSGHFLRENNAIKKIIFEQSTPLLSTEGLPVLKPGNDSEGLSVRKDGQIFVSFEGPARVLSYRNTLSKAVDIPVPESFMKLPKNGALEALAVAPNGALFTLAEGVSKHTNPHSVFRYFNGKWKLFATIERRGKFLPVDAEFGPDGKFYLLERNFSVLAGFQSRVRRFDIVGNDFGQEDVILESTFGQHGNLEGLSVWRDALGNTRLTMIADNNFKFFLRSEIVEYSLTE
- the yaaA gene encoding peroxide stress protein YaaA, with amino-acid sequence MLTVISPAKRLNFDPIDGPVSFPKFQEDATSLAATASRLSVKKLQELMSISSDLAKLNAQRFRDFEPESTLENAKQAAYAFAGDTYLGLEASSLDADEMDFARGHLRILSGLYGVLAPHDLIQPYRLEMGSRLKTRQGKTLYAYWGNRIAKALNDAAQASGSDILVNCASKEYFTAVDLSVLTLKIVTPQFLEDRPGGPKIISFSAKKARGAMARFVIQNRIEDPQGLRDFESGGFLFAPERSTPEQPVFIKPMA
- a CDS encoding response regulator, translating into MPATPHSQVRPPWRSATNFHHSIRSGATHSGPANRFLDCRSDRQCCAQSYPPEDEVIDGSPRRMRVLTAEDNKTNQLVFRKMVKNLDIDLKFANNGREAIELFQSFRPDVIFMDISMPEVDGKEATRSIRNIETQDGLKHTPIIALTAHAMPEDKDEILKAGLDEYSTKPLRKAIIFEKIEKHLPHGALPIQLPTEALEATPLA